A genomic region of Polyangiaceae bacterium contains the following coding sequences:
- a CDS encoding dynamin family protein produces the protein MWSPEGRKENARELRRIGDKVLRYRQLCDRFASYFQPDSDSARQLRQLRSRLEDLRARANDREKRLAKGVVKIGVVGLEKQGKSAFLSAWLKSEKLLPSEAERCTWSTTVIEPGQENQYEATVTYYGESDFKARIQSYFDALEPGSVERWVGLNQSEILRLKAAFKSREGYEVDDPDRAGRREQTALAELVDISAGLSEIKARLGKPPEKIVATNIDELAEKIRPFIALKDTKNGNRPYPGVRAVKIVTVTIPVEGAMPGVELMDLPGIDAPSDKARRDTEDALTNEVDVTIFVKDITRPSLVRNEVELLRMAQTSDRSISLKDRIFVVLTKVDLFDHPDENGNWHWSLAARNFREQGVDRIFPYSKVWAHQGVDTQHPVARQLMDFFGSTTPVSGLDKLKEAVERYLSTDVEALDRKVTGAINAEFGEVEALLRGVLVTVKDGLSDREFERRAEQVFDMHYEHIQSGEDPIGLLPEIRKRLSAFMDHEMSESQRASRALRADARIDQIRSDLIARLTPEEAEAKRRQMPSPGLMNETAVEIEMRKQMRERVASRIAGLGEDFRNTARESVERMLHEMFVEANFEGGRLELLLPGGKGLIERIDSLGRSGHVSESVVRYQNNEMAKADVAFEVLSRYFARQIVDILDATDPGDREMREREMRGLEQFFGMGIADKAQASATSGVTNVVGTVKAKLGFGAEENAQPGQEKPAIGGFPTAGAAMPVAKPSPTAAPAAGSAPTKPTQPAATGRDWSKMLTRVRTDVDRICDFLEALAKHPRGLQKYHEEAVRTVHDSWLDREGEQSLRRWVRSECSRIWPHKFAAIEAEKERARADIAALEELFGGGSPQSSVSASKQTGG, from the coding sequence ATGTGGAGTCCGGAAGGTCGTAAGGAAAACGCGAGAGAGTTGCGAAGGATCGGCGACAAAGTGCTGCGATACAGGCAGCTCTGCGATCGCTTCGCAAGCTACTTCCAACCGGATAGCGACAGCGCACGGCAGCTCAGACAGCTTCGTTCGAGGCTCGAAGACCTGCGAGCTCGCGCAAACGACCGCGAAAAACGCCTCGCCAAAGGCGTCGTCAAGATCGGCGTGGTTGGTCTCGAGAAACAAGGCAAGAGCGCGTTTCTTTCGGCTTGGTTGAAGAGCGAAAAGCTACTGCCGAGCGAGGCCGAACGCTGCACATGGAGCACCACGGTCATCGAACCGGGGCAAGAAAATCAATACGAAGCTACGGTCACGTATTACGGCGAAAGCGACTTCAAAGCGCGCATTCAAAGCTACTTCGATGCGCTCGAACCAGGAAGCGTCGAGCGCTGGGTGGGGCTCAACCAGTCCGAAATCCTGCGCCTCAAGGCCGCATTCAAGTCCCGCGAAGGGTACGAGGTCGATGATCCCGATCGCGCAGGTCGTCGTGAACAGACGGCACTTGCCGAACTGGTCGACATCTCGGCAGGTTTGTCCGAGATCAAAGCGCGACTGGGGAAACCTCCGGAGAAAATTGTCGCGACAAACATCGATGAGCTCGCGGAGAAAATTCGTCCGTTCATCGCACTGAAGGACACGAAAAACGGCAATCGGCCGTATCCAGGCGTGCGCGCGGTGAAGATTGTCACGGTGACGATTCCCGTCGAAGGCGCGATGCCAGGCGTCGAGCTGATGGACTTGCCGGGCATCGATGCGCCTTCGGACAAGGCGCGACGCGACACCGAAGATGCGCTGACGAACGAGGTGGACGTGACGATTTTCGTCAAAGACATCACGCGCCCGTCGCTCGTGCGGAACGAAGTGGAGCTTCTGCGGATGGCGCAGACGTCGGATCGCAGCATCTCGCTGAAGGATCGCATCTTCGTGGTGCTGACGAAGGTGGACTTGTTCGATCATCCGGACGAAAACGGCAATTGGCACTGGTCGCTGGCGGCACGAAACTTCCGCGAACAAGGCGTCGATCGCATCTTCCCGTACTCGAAAGTGTGGGCGCATCAAGGCGTCGACACGCAACATCCGGTGGCTCGGCAGCTCATGGACTTCTTCGGGTCGACGACGCCCGTGAGCGGCCTCGACAAACTCAAGGAAGCCGTCGAGAGGTATTTGTCGACGGATGTGGAGGCGCTCGATCGCAAGGTGACGGGCGCGATCAACGCGGAGTTCGGCGAGGTCGAGGCGCTTTTGCGCGGGGTGCTCGTGACGGTCAAGGATGGCTTGAGCGATCGCGAGTTCGAGCGGCGGGCGGAGCAAGTGTTCGACATGCATTACGAGCACATCCAGTCGGGCGAGGATCCGATCGGGCTTTTGCCGGAGATTCGCAAGCGTTTGTCGGCGTTCATGGATCACGAGATGAGTGAATCGCAGCGAGCTTCGAGGGCGCTGCGTGCGGATGCGCGTATCGATCAGATTCGTAGCGACTTGATTGCGCGGCTCACGCCGGAAGAAGCGGAAGCGAAGCGTCGTCAGATGCCGAGCCCGGGGTTGATGAACGAAACGGCGGTCGAGATTGAGATGCGCAAGCAGATGCGTGAACGCGTGGCGTCGCGCATTGCGGGGCTCGGCGAGGATTTCCGCAACACGGCGCGTGAAAGTGTAGAGCGGATGCTGCATGAAATGTTCGTCGAGGCAAACTTCGAAGGCGGGCGTCTCGAATTGCTTTTGCCCGGCGGCAAGGGGCTCATCGAGCGAATCGATTCGCTTGGGAGGTCGGGGCACGTATCGGAGAGCGTCGTGCGGTACCAGAACAACGAAATGGCGAAAGCGGACGTGGCTTTCGAGGTATTGTCGCGGTATTTTGCGCGTCAGATTGTGGACATCCTCGATGCGACCGATCCGGGCGACCGGGAAATGCGCGAGCGGGAAATGCGGGGGCTCGAGCAATTCTTTGGAATGGGAATTGCGGACAAGGCGCAGGCATCGGCGACGAGCGGCGTGACGAACGTCGTGGGGACGGTGAAAGCAAAGCTTGGGTTTGGCGCGGAAGAAAATGCGCAACCCGGCCAGGAAAAACCTGCCATTGGAGGGTTTCCGACGGCGGGGGCGGCCATGCCCGTGGCAAAGCCTTCTCCTACGGCGGCTCCGGCGGCTGGATCTGCGCCGACGAAGCCGACGCAACCTGCGGCAACGGGGCGCGATTGGTCGAAGATGCTCACGCGCGTTCGCACGGACGTCGATCGCATTTGCGACTTTTTGGAAGCATTGGCAAAGCACCCGCGGGGCTTGCAGAAATATCACGAAGAAGCGGTGCGGACGGTGCACGATTCGTGGCTCGATCGTGAGGGAGAGCAATCGCTGAGGCGCTGGGTGCGTAGCGAATGCTCGCGCATTTGGCCGCACAAGTTTGCGGCGATCGAGGCGGAAAAGGAACGGGCGCGAGCGGACATCGCGGCGCTCGAAGAGTTATTCGGTGGTGGTTCGCCGCAATCGAGCGTTTCGGCGTCGAAACAAACGGGAGGATGA